A genomic stretch from Anaerohalosphaeraceae bacterium includes:
- a CDS encoding lysophospholipid acyltransferase family protein: protein MDWLGYVILRIVFFVLGFLPIEWNLQLACFLGRLLWKHYHRGRMRALENLQAAYPEKDSRWHEEVGRRSFEHLVMLVMDVFFTPRLVVKERWPDYARLMNIERVKWMMQEKKGLLMATGHYGNFEIIGYMLGQWGFNVYSIARPLDNPYINRYLYGIRQRHGQKIIDKFGASEQMEQLVKEGATLCFIADQDAGRKGIFVDFFGRKASSYKSIPLLAIHYNLPLVIGGSRRVGNRFFFEMECSRIILPQEWQDKEDPLGWLAQEYTRALEEFIRKDPTQYWWIHRRWKTRPKEELSAAGCPSESNQQE from the coding sequence TTGGATTGGTTGGGATATGTGATCCTGCGGATTGTCTTTTTTGTTCTTGGTTTCTTACCGATTGAGTGGAATTTACAGCTGGCGTGTTTTTTAGGGCGTTTGCTCTGGAAACACTATCACCGCGGGCGGATGAGGGCCCTGGAGAATCTTCAGGCGGCGTATCCGGAGAAAGACTCGCGCTGGCATGAAGAGGTGGGGCGGCGTTCGTTTGAGCATCTGGTGATGCTGGTGATGGATGTGTTTTTTACGCCCCGGCTGGTGGTTAAGGAACGCTGGCCTGATTATGCCCGTCTGATGAACATCGAGCGTGTAAAATGGATGATGCAGGAAAAAAAGGGGCTCCTGATGGCCACAGGGCATTACGGCAATTTTGAAATTATCGGGTATATGCTCGGGCAGTGGGGGTTTAATGTGTACAGCATCGCTCGGCCCCTGGATAATCCCTACATCAACCGCTATCTGTACGGCATTCGTCAGCGTCATGGGCAGAAGATTATCGATAAGTTCGGGGCTTCTGAACAGATGGAGCAGCTGGTCAAAGAAGGGGCGACGCTGTGCTTTATTGCTGACCAGGACGCCGGACGCAAGGGCATTTTTGTGGATTTCTTCGGACGCAAGGCCAGCTCCTACAAGAGCATTCCCCTGCTGGCGATTCACTACAACCTGCCGTTGGTGATTGGAGGCAGCCGTCGGGTGGGAAACCGGTTTTTCTTTGAGATGGAGTGCAGCCGGATTATTCTTCCGCAGGAATGGCAGGATAAGGAGGACCCGCTGGGCTGGCTGGCTCAGGAGTATACGCGGGCACTGGAGGAGTTTATCCGAAAAGACCCGACACAGTACTGGTGGATACACCGCCGCTGGAAGACCCGTCCGAAGGAGGAGCTGTCGGCGGCCGGCTGCCCGTCAGAATCAAACCAACAGGAGTAA